Genomic segment of Danio aesculapii chromosome 25, fDanAes4.1, whole genome shotgun sequence:
TGGCCCTCCAGAAACAGGATTGGACAACCTGATCAACAGTGACTGTATGTTACATGCGAGGAAGATTTCTGGCGCCTGCAGGAGGGCAGTGGTCCTGCGGATGAGGGTCTGGGCTGTAGGAGAGTGTGTAAGCTCCGTCGGCCGTTGGTTCTCACTATGGCAGGTTTTCGGCGTGGTGCTCTGGAGCTGTGAGGACTGCCCTGCGGCGTCTGGCTCAGGGCAGGAAGGACAGGCTTCCGGATGTCCTTTACAGAGGCGGTAGAGCTTGGGCGGGGCTTGGGGAGATTGACAGAAGGGGTGGGATGAGGGGTGGAGCCTCGCTGGGTGTGACGGACTGGAACACGAGGACACTGAGAGCCAGAACTCTTGGGTCTTTCTTTGCTCCGAGCAGCTTCATCCTCACTAGACGAGCTGTCATTGTCTTCACCGTAGCCACTCTCGCAGTCTGTGTCAGCGATGAGGAACTGGACCGCCCGCAGTGGGCGGAGCTTACGTGAGTCAGCAGCACTCAGGCTTAAGCTGCGGGGACGTGGGCTCAGTTCCCATAATTCTGCATTTCCGAGGCACCACATGCGGTTCTGCTGCGGGCTGCTGAACATTAGCCAATGCGGTGGGCAGGTGGGACACACACTCTGCTGGATCTTTTTGAACTTCCTGTTCTTCCGCTGCTGCTCTTCCCATGCAGCCATGATCCGCTTCTCCAGAAAGAACGAATACTGCCAAATACAGGACAACATGTGAACATTGGGTATATATAAGATTCAAACAAATGCCAAATGCACAGTtgagtgagaattattagccctcttgtgaattgTAAATTCTTTTaacaatatttcccaagtgctgttaatggacagaattttaaacacaatagatttagtaattcatttctaatatcttAGTTCTTTTgtctctgtcatgatgacagtacagggtgggccatttatatagaTGCACCTTAATAAAataggaatggttggtgatattaacgtcctgtgtGTGGCACATTAGtgtatgtgagggggctcataaaagaataaagttacattaaaaccaagcacaccattgttttttcttgtgaaattcccaagtttattaaggtgcatccatataaatggcccaccctgtgcataatattttactagatattttgcaagatgctagtattcagcttaaattgacatttcaaGACTTAAATAGATTAATTTggcaagtcactggacaacagtgctttgttctgtagccaatcaaaatgaattattaatcaaattattaattacttttttaagggggctaataatattggtttatttcagccaaactaaaagaaataaaactttattcagaagaaaaaatattataggaattactgtgaaaatatccttgctctgttaaacgtcacttGGGAATTATTTGAAGAATAAAAGGTCTAATACTTTTGTCTTCAACTTTATATAATaaacataagcaaacacacataTTATTAGATTCTGACCTTTGTCTCACGCAGTATTTGAGCGTAGTCTGGTATGTTCATTTCAGGAGGTGTAAGCGGCTCTTTTTGACCCATCTGTATCTCCAGAGCAAAGTTAAATGGAACCTCATCCAGGCTACACATTCTGCTGCATGCACACATCATGTAGCCAAATTAATAACGTTTCATCATCTTTCTGTTAATTAATTGACAACGTAGAAAACACATGCCATGAATACACACTTTGGTGATGGGATTTTTACATTAGCCATAtttgaactataaactgttagacaaaattttaattaaaagtaagttttgagtatacagtgcatccagaaagtattcatagcacttcactttttccacattttttcaagttacagccttattccaaagtggattaaattcatttatcaaCAATACCCCACAACGACAATGTGAaagaagagtttttgaaattgttgcaaatttattaaaaataaaaaagctgaaaaatcacatgtacttaaGTATTCACAGTGTTTGCCGtggagctctaaattgagctcaggtacattctgtttccactaatcattcttgagatgtttcagcagcttcattggagttcatctgtggtcaattcagttgattggacatgatttgaaaaggtatacaccTGTCTACATCAGGTCCCAggattgacagtgcatgtcaaagcacaaaccaagcatgaagactaaggaattgtctgtagacaaggctggggaaggttaccgaaatatttctgctgctctgaaagttccaatgagcacagtagcCTCCATCATCATGTGGAAGATCCACCAGGACTCTGGCccaccatctaagctgagtgatcgggggagtaGGGCCTTAGTTAGGggggtgatcaataacccgatggtcactctgtttgagctccagcgttcttctgtggagagaggagaagctTACAGATGGACAACCacctgtgcagcaatccaccaatcaggcctgtatggtagagtggccagacggaagccactccccacctggaatttgccaaaaggcatctgaaggactctcagatcatgagaaacaaaattctctggtctgatgagactaaaattgaactctttggagtgaatgccaggcgttacgtttggagaaaaccaggctccgctcatcaccaggctaataccatccctacagtgaagcatggtggtggcagcatcatgctggggggatgtttttcagcagcaggaactggaagactagtcaggatagagggaaagatgaatgcagcaatgtacagagacatcctgaatgaaaacctgcttcagagtactcttgacctcagactgaggcggcggttcatcttccagcaggacaatgacccaaagcacaccgccaaaatatcaatggagtgtcttcacaacaactctgtgaatgttttttgagtggcccagccagagcccagacctaaatcctattgaacatctcggaagagatctgaaaatggctgtaaacAGTCACTTCCTATTCAGCTTGAGAGGTACTACAAAGAAGAATGGGCAAAAAGTCCCAAAGACAGATGTGCCTAGCTTGTGGCATCAgattcaaaaagacttaaggctgtaattgctgccaaaggtgcatcgacaaagtgttgagcaaagtctgtgaatacttcttctgtacatgtgatttttcaggtttttatttttaataaatttgcaacaactaaaaaaaaatcttttcacattgtcattatggggtattgtgtggaattttgaggaaataaataaatttaatccattttggaataaggctgtaacataaaaaaatgtgaagcgctatgaatactttccggatgcactgtacattaaTGTATTCActcttaagctatttttttttatttagtttatgctAATATGGTACATCACTTTAGTGAATACCTTTTAcctcattaaataattattaagtagtaaataattaataaaacgaTTAGTTAAATGATAATATATTTCAGTTTACATAATCatgatatttataataaaataattgaatgtttTCTACACAACAATagtcaatataaaaaaatattcacattgttgtagtaaaaacatgaatgaaatgATCAATATTCATAATTAGCTTTTGTTTTATCACTTATAAGATCAATTATAACAAtgtttaatagtaataaaagcattcaaataaacaaattaaaatgtattttaatcccATTTGTATATCTGTGATAGAAATTACAATACCAGAAATGATATTCACCTAATTTTAGAAACACATTGTGTACATGAACAACACAAaactcaggcccgtagccaggggagggttcgggtggttcgaaagacccacccccccactgacaaagtcctgaatttggcccctatatgagctcatttgtctaatttttgacagtatgccatcataaattgtgaaaataactgatAGAAGAAGACTTTAAGACAAATTTAATGatatattagcatttttttaaaagtatttttttaatatttcataattctCTCAATTTCTAAGCGTGGCCATTAAAATTGTTTATGTAAGAAATTCACAGCATTCatcaatacattttaagactGTCAGCAGAGTTGTAATCACCTGTTGTGAGCAAATTTCCTGTCATTATTCATAATCTGTCAGTCTCAGCTTTTAGAGGCCTTTTGAAACgaaagtttatatatatttaaagggatagttcacccaaaatttgtattttttatcattGTTTCAAGCCTTCATGCATTTCTCTCTAGATCGAAGACTTTAAGACAAATTTAGAAATACATtagcattattttttcatatttcttcgttcaaaaatgtttatttcaaattgtaatctcaattttatttataaaactgtaataactttatgcacatttgtaaataaacactaatTTTTGTAAACATAAGATAGTATggtaagcatgaagacaaaaatgtaacaagtgtttttgttacattttgtacatgtttttgtacatgtttttttttacatgttttatttttgttgcatcaaaaagtgtgataATGATCATCATCTGACaaactaatccagcaaaaaaatgagtgcttaaaatgtcataaaaatgcagtatttgaacctcataatttattagaaaatgaggcaaatgaCTGCAAAAACTGCaacttttgagaaaaaagaaccacccattttaataggctggctacaggcctgaaactccattgacaataataataataacaacaacaacaacaacaagaacatttaatttgtatataatattgataataaactaaaaatacatttaatattttactatacaCCATAATAATAAGATATTACTACGACACTGCATTTAAGTAACTTGTTTCCTGTATTAAACAtgacaaaatgtaattttatattgttgttttattattatctagtttagtatttattataaattaatattctgCTTTTGTTAtacattaaaatttatttgattatCAAGTTGTTAACAAATATAAAGGACCAAAGCTAAATCAATGTACAGTTTGTATCCTGCAAACTGCAAACAAATAGCTACATActattaattacagtaaatacagtaaacaaAATGTTCTTACCTGCAGGTATTAGTAGTGTGTGTGAGCTGATGGATGTGTAGGCTATACCTGTGTTACTCCTCGTTTGCAGAGTGTCAGAATGTACTAATATTCACGTGTAATAACACAAGCGTCATGTCCTGAGGAGAATCAACACAGGCTTTACACACACTGACTCATACGGTAATCAGTTCATACACcggaacaaacacacacacacgatgatCAGCACGTTCCTTTCCATTTCTCAGAGAAAGATAAGATGCTAAAGAGATTGAAGAGGTTTTAAACTCCTCGAGAGAGCCGATCATGTCTCTACAGGACTGTAATGggagttattattgttaatgtaatTCGGTTTCAGATGTGTGAAGAGTCTCGCTGCGTTATTGTTATTGATCTGAGGGCGAAGGGTTTGTTTACTCTGAAAAATGCTGAGACGTGAGGAAACGACACAGCAGGTACTATCAGAGCTTATACGAGCTTTAGGAGCAGCATATGGTGGCGTTGGGCTTTAATGTTGTATAATCTGTGTTGTGGCGCCCTCTTGAGGCAGATAAAAGGCAAAAGATTTTTAGGCCTAAAAAATATGAAGATGGTCGTTGATTTGAGATAGTAGTCATCGGTCTCTTTTAACGgtctattgtttttacattaaccCATGTGCACTGATTAAATTGAAgatccttttgttatgttagtgatgaaaacatccactgaattaaactgctgtaaaaatgcagcagatcaatattttttaatttttttgcataaatctgtttaGTATGAAGTCAATCTAGagccatacatatatatacttgcaacataaaagaaagttttgcagacaaaataaaaagcattgagcaaaataatgtgaaataatgcaaatgtaaaaaaaaaaaaaaaaaaaaaaaaaaaaaaaaaaaaaaaaaaaaaaaaaaaaaatcgctgagGGAAAATTGATcttttaaatgatcttagcatatcactccagctgtgtttttacactgttttccagttacatttaggattaatttctgctatttattaagaataataattgtatagtaacaataacttttatttatttatgatttttttattatatatatacatatatacatacatatatacatacttaaacattattaacccccctgaattattagcccccgttaatttttttccccagtttcagtttaacggagagcagattgtttcaacacatttctaaacataatagttttaataactcatttctaataaatgatttattttatctttgccataatgacagtaaataatatttgactagatatttttcaagacacttctatacagcttaaagtgacattaaaaggcttaaccaggttaattagtttaactaggcaggattGGGTAATTacttagggaagttattgtataatgtttgttctgtagactatcagaaaaaatagcttaaaggggctaataattttgacctttaaatggttttcaatataaatatataaaacaaataacactttctctagaagaaaaaatattatcagacatactgtgaaaatttccttgctctgttaaacataatttgggaaatattaaaaaataaattatatatttatattatattaataatttcaactgcgtatatatatatatatatatatatatatatatatatatatatatatatatatatatatatatatatatatatatatatatatatatataaatatatgcccaagtagagctttatgtctagcaatgcacCTGGGCCATGTTCCagcctctcttcatttttcagttgagattacgtcaaacatcgaataaaaatccatatttcaaagcacttcatgtgaCCTTTAAAACAGGCAAAATTAACAGAGGAAACACATCTTATtggtatatttatttttgaataataatattaattcattcattttctgacaGCACCAACATGATGcccaataatagcaataataataaataaatattaccatactactgaactttttaaaatcccaatataaagattttataataataataataatgaatcacATAGTAATCATCATATGACTACTGAAtagtaaaacatttaattcattattaaaaaaattattctgaatGATTAAACGTGAGcaagtttataataatatttctataatctttgtttgtgttataggcagcacggtggctcagtggttggcactgttgtctcacagcaagaaggtcgctggttcgagtccccagtgggccagttggcatttctgtgtggagtttgcatgttctccccgtgtaaaACATAAAACGTGTGTACCAATAGTGTACAcacaagacaatcctgtctttttctattaaaaataaataatataaatgtgttaGTGTCATTTTAATTATAGACTTCTATAGAATTACActgtcaattttttaaaaatgtctacatAATAACACACCTGCTTTCAATAATTACACATGCATCCACATAAGGATATTCAGTTTGTAATTCTGAAAAATTAGGATTAGATTCATCCCTTCTTCAAGTGTGAACGCTACGATCAGAATCCGGAGTGACTCTAGTTTGATTAAAGTGTCAAATAATCTGCATTTGATTTAGATACAGAACGCCACTTTCCTTTGAAAGGAGAGTATTAATATCTTCATGTTTaccatgtaaaatgtaaattggTCACATCTAAGCCACATActtaaaaaccaaaccaaactgtaCATCAATTAGAGTTAATTCAGGTAGAAATAGCTCTTTACCGCAACACATTATTAAGAAGCATTAATAACACTTATAAGAGAGCAGTGTTTTTTATTAAAGCACACAACCAAGTCATGTTTAAAAACATATTCATAGTTTTATTATGAGCAGTTAACTCGGTAATGTAGAGCTAAATACCATGAGATATGCAGTTGTAGGTAAAAGCCGTTCTGTGAAATCACTGGCAATAAACGTGTAAATAACAGTAAATACATGATTTGAGTGAAATGAAGTGAAAGAAACTGATGAGACGGATGTTGGAtgagtgaaaacacacacacac
This window contains:
- the ubap1la gene encoding ubiquitin-associated protein 1-like, yielding MCSLDEVPFNFALEIQMGQKEPLTPPEMNIPDYAQILRETKYSFFLEKRIMAAWEEQQRKNRKFKKIQQSVCPTCPPHWLMFSSPQQNRMWCLGNAELWELSPRPRSLSLSAADSRKLRPLRAVQFLIADTDCESGYGEDNDSSSSEDEAARSKERPKSSGSQCPRVPVRHTQRGSTPHPTPSVNLPKPRPSSTASVKDIRKPVLPALSQTPQGSPHSSRAPRRKPAIVRTNGRRSLHTLLQPRPSSAGPLPSCRRQKSSSHVVRPRTSAGLQDAPADLLCALSQEERDLLEGVIKHGYTLHTAILALQKTGPKSPDQILSYLMSCDRLCRLGYEKTQVEEALEMFQNCESKASEFLFLLSQFCEMGFQQSTIKEVLLVHENHKEKALEELMTRSG